From one Rhopalosiphum padi isolate XX-2018 chromosome 2, ASM2088224v1, whole genome shotgun sequence genomic stretch:
- the LOC132923261 gene encoding fumarylacetoacetase, translated as MPMKSYISYSSESHFPIENLPYGVFSTVDDPTHRIGVAIGDKILDLKYSKNVFDHPLCEVFQQSSLQSLMSSDKKTWSQARKSIQSYLRIENSENLKNGVFWDQNEVEMHLPTSIGDFTDFFSSYYHAHNCGSIMTPDKPIADNWKNMPVAYHSRGSSIRISGTPIVRPNGQYLKDGKVTFGPTEMLDYELEVAFFVGGTLNSLGEPIPTSRASDHIFGMVLLNDWSARDTQLWESFFLGPFLSKNFITTISPWIVTMEALEEFKTDNFKQDPAPLEYLLHDNIKYNFDINLNASLCDPKSQKTYSICNTNYKYMYWTPLQQIAHHTINGCNLQPGDILSSGTISGPEKEQQACLIEKNIGGKIFVDLGERKLKFFEDGDEVTISGFCQGNGYKIGFGNCSSKILPAKNF; from the coding sequence ATGCCTATGAAAAGTTATATATCGTACTCTAGTGAATCACATTTTCCAATAGAAAATCTTCCATATGGTGTATTCTCAACTGTTGATGATCCAACACATCGAATAGGAGTTGCTATTGGTGATAAAATTTTggatttaaaatattccaaaaatgtttttgatcaTCCTTTATGTGAAGTATTTCAACAGTCGTCGCTTCAAAGCTTAATGTCTTCGGATAAGAAAACATGGTCTCAAGCTCGTAAATCGATTCAATCTTATCTACGTATTGAAAACTCTGAGAATTTGAAAAACGGTGTATTTTGGGATCAAAATGAAGTTGAAATGCATTTGCCTACTTCAATAGGTgattttactgattttttttcatcttattATCATGCTCACAATTGCGGTTCTATCATGACACCTGATAAACCTATAGCAGATAATTGGAAAAACATGCCAGTTGCATATCATAGTCGAGGATCATCAATTAGAATATCTGGTACACCTATTGTTCGACCAAATGGACAGTATTTAAAAGATGGAAAAGTGACATTCGGTCCTACAGAAATGTTGGATTATGAACTAGAAGTGGCATTTTTCGTTGGGGGTACATTGAATTCTTTGGGTGAACCGATACCGACCAGCAGAGCTTCAGATCATATATTTGGTATGGTTCTGTTGAATGATTGGAGTGCCAGAGACACGCAGTTATGGGAATCATTTTTTCTCGGACCGTTCCTTTCTAAGAATTTTATTACGACTATTTCACCCTGGATAGTGACAATGGAAGCCCTAGAAGAATTCAAAACAGACAACTTTAAACAAGACCCAGCTCCATTAGAGTATTTACTGCAcgataatattaagtacaattttGATATCAATTTAAATGCAAGTCTTTGTGATCCAAAATCACAGAAAACTTATTCCATCTGTAATACCAACTATAAGTATATGTACTGGACTCCATTACAACAAATTGCTCATCATACCATTAATGGCTGCAATTTGCAACCGGGTGATATACTGTCATCTGGAACAATTAGTGGTCCTGAAAAGGAACAGCAGGCTTGTCTGATAGAGAAAAATATTGGAggaaaaatatttgtagatCTAGGTGAAAGAAAGTTGAAATTTTTTGAAGATGGTGACGAGGTAACAATATCTGGATTTTGTCAAGGAAACGGATACAAAATTGGTTTTGGCAACTGTAGCAGCAAAATTCTTCCagcaaaaaacttttaa
- the LOC132921948 gene encoding E3 ubiquitin-protein ligase TRIM23-like, whose translation MSGSSFDYNSLSFGRIASIPDKSDVLECRVCEDVFTLQGDKVPRLLYCGHTICHSCLLRLYQRCSSVQCPFDRQTTPIGSSGVWGLKKNFALLELLERLQKTNKAEMNINSYLNAEAMEKEEQLHIICDENENHIAVLYCTICCTNLCFYCSEQTHSTRTLAKHRRVPLSEKPQERPRCPLHPSHVAEFTCLQDNCHQPSPPLMCFVCKDYGTHKNHKHTLVETEAENIRSKVKSAGPLMRNLMEEMNDTIQRLDQVMLRLEGLDSNGSVDEESNPGTCSLARARVQLYFQHLRETLQVQEAAALSAVDTHVRERLGSLRSLQEDLASSLSQVAVICVQCEQAVRQDDFRVISASADINQALNVIEKHKQMFTELGPEQLQPDPSIPITFTKDNRVHIGPKMEIRVVTLGLDGAGKTSVLFKLKQNEFMTMIPTLGFNVETVDYKNMKFTIWDVGGQPKLRPLWKHYYLNTQAVVFVIDSSDPQRLLESSNELSKLMTEKELKDAALLILANKQDIHGCVTIETITELFGLYKLCCGRSWHIQACDAQSGAGLHDGLDWLARQLVASGVHDLN comes from the exons ATGAGTGGTAGTTCATTTGATTATAATTCACTTTCGTTTGGACGAATAGCATCAATACCAGACAAATCAGAC gTTTTAGAATGTCGTGTTTGTGAAGATGTATTCACTCTTCAAGGAGACAAGGTTCCACGTCTACTCTATTGTGGACACACAATTTGTCATTCATGTTTGTTACGTTTATACCAACGATGTTCTTCAGTTCAGTGTCCATTTGACAGACAAACAACTCCTATAGGATCCTCAGGAGTTTGGGGATTAAAAAAGAATTTTGCATTATTAGAATTGCTTGAACGTTTACAAAAAACCAACAAAGCAGAAATGAATATTAACTCATACTTAAATGCTGAAGCAATGGAAAAAGAAGAACaa TTGCATATAATTTGTGATGAAAACGAAAATCATATTGCTGTTCTTTATTGCACTATATGCTgtacaaatttatgtttttattgttctGAACAAACTCATAGTACACGGACATTAGCTAAACACCGCCGTGTTCCGTTATCAGAAAAACCACAAGAAAGACCTCGATGCCCATTACATCCATCTCATGTGGCCGAGTTTACTTGCTTGCAAGATAATTGCCATCAACCATCACCTCCCTTAATGTGTTTTGTGTGTAAAGATTATGGGACACATAAAAATCATAAG CATACGCTAGTAGAAACTGAAGCAGAAAATATACGATCAAAAGTGAAAAGCGCTGGACCTTTGATGCGTAATTTAATGGAAGAAATGAATGACACTATTCAAAGATTAG ATCAAGTAATGTTACGTTTAGAAGGTTTAGATTCAAATGGTTCAGTTGACGAAGAAAGTAATCCTGGTACATGTTCTTTGGCTCGTGCTAGAGTTCAATTGTATTTCCAACATCTACGCGAAACATTACAAGTACAAGAAGCTGCTGCCTTAAGTGCAGTTGATACACATGTAAGAGAAAGATTAGGCTCACTGAGAAGCTTGCAAGAAGATTTAGCATCATCGTTATCGCAAGTGGCTGTCATATGTGTGCAATGTGAACAAGCTGTTAGGCAGGATGATTTCCGTGTCATATCTGCCAGTGCAGATATTAATCAAGCTctaaatgttattgaaaaacataaacagATGTTTACTGAACTTGGTCCTGAACAATTACAACCTGATCCCAGTATACCTATAACTTTTACAAAA GATAATAGAGTGCACATTGGACCAAAAATGGAAATTCGTGTAGTCACTTTAGGATTAGATGGAGCAGGAAAAACTAGTGTACTTTtcaaattgaaacaaaatgaatTTATGACTATGATTCCCACCCTTGGATTTAATGTAGAAACTGTTGATTATAAAAACATGAAGTTTACAATATGGGATGTCGGTGGACAACCTAAATTGAGACCATTGTGGAAACATTACTATCTAAATACACAG GCAGTTGTTTTTGTGATTGACTCCAGTGACCCACAAAGATTGTTAGAATCATCTAACGAGTTATCTAAGCTGATGACAGAAAAAGAATTGAAAGATGctgcattattaattttagccaACAAACaa gatattcaTGGATGTGTTACAATTGAAACTATTACTGAATTATTTGGCTTGTATAAATTGTGCTGTGGGCGTAGTTGGCATATACAAGCTTGTGACGCACAAAGTGGTGCTGGTCTTCATGATGGTCTTGATTGGCTTGCTAGACAACTGGTTGCTTCTGGTGTCCATGATctcaactaa
- the LOC132921949 gene encoding mpv17-like protein 2, which produces MSAGRKMWAVMTRTAVYVFDKYHFSINTFSGSAMMCIGDVAQQNVERYHGLSEGYDWSRTARIAVIGSILGSVQHIFYRSLDNRYPARDPLTISKKLFIDQTLCTPLIIAVFIYGLGFLEHKTLDKINEEFKDKCAMIFLVDCAVFVPTQYINFKFLDPKYRLLFTNMVSIMYDTFLSYIKYTHDILKEMEKQNNNNNKS; this is translated from the exons atgtctgcGGGGAGAAAAATGTGGGCGGTAATGACACGGACGGCGGTATACGTGTTCGACAAATATCACTTCTCTATCAACACATTCAGCGGATCCGCGATGATGTGTATTGGTGACGTCGCACAACAGAACGTAGAACGTTACCACGGGTTGTCAGAGGGTTACGACTGGTCAAGAACCG CGCGAATCGCCGTGATAGGCAGCATTCTGGGATCGGTACAGCATATTTTTTATCGGTCACTGGACAACCGATATCCAGCCAGGGACCCACTCACGATATCCAAAAAGTTATTCATCGACCAAACGTTGTGCACACCACTTATAATCGCAGTGTTCATCTACGGGCTAGGTTTCCTGGAACACAAGACTTTGGACAAGATCAACGAAGAGTTTAAAGACAAATGTGCAATGATATTTTTG GTTGACTGTGCTGTTTTTGTTCCAACACAATACATTAACTTCAAGTTTTTAGACCCAAAATACAGACTTCTATTTACAAACATGGTGTCTATTATGTATGATACTTTTCTCtcttatattaagtataca cACGATATTCTCAAAGAaatggaaaaacaaaataacaataacaataaaagttgA
- the LOC132923260 gene encoding pre-mRNA-processing factor 39-like yields the protein MSSDSENTNHTRKSDTVYDELEKLISSVDAEEKELKIKMEKIKSNGNGNEKKTKESNGIADLKNGNEFKNKNELEDNSVEMKNENEEKKSDEDDNHLEFKDSQNNSEDGKEELELSEMIVCDEVAGDSDEDDNKIEVEATIANDKDKYEKDTKKIKKDSKEKESNKKKYDKKSDSKSKDRSRKEDSKRVDKKRSRTPSKDRSSKDSSLKKRSKISDKEKESKKLRELDKFWQTVRDDPSDFIGWTYLLQYVDGAKNIEAAREAYDAFLDLYPYCYGYWRKYADYERKNGTKENCEKVFDRGLKAIPLSVDLWIHYMGYMKSAYPDDEDMIREQFERAVEACGIEFRSDRLWDHYIKFELECKQYSRVTEIYERLIATPTHGFLNNFECFKDYVKKYPKNKILEAVKFLELRKEVLAEIKEADAKKAHGRKIDSGSDSDDMADPIEQRTKEENLMKEKMISSRIAIHKHTAEMVALRLPYEEMIKRPYFHVKPLERSQIRNWKEYLEFEIGHGTYKRIVVLFERCLIACALYEEFWTKYVSYLESLESDDQEVKDRIEDIYIRACTVHHKNKPGINLTWALHLENNGQYDKAAQILDMLDSKTPNKKLIIQRRINLERRRNCNDRVCELYEHYISIANSSLTSILLTVKYARFVWKMLHNSDRASEILLAEVEKINNVQKSSRLLLQLIEIKMSDNPMNISAVVKLIDSILVMKSIDVEQQVIFAQRKVEFLEEFGKDILLINKATSELKRYMKTYNESEKKTELIDTPCSAKT from the exons atgTCATCCGACTCAGAAAACACTAATCATACAAGAAAATCTGATACAGTTTATGATGAATTGGAAAAACTAATTTCTTCCGTGGATGCTGAAGAAAAAGAATTAAAG attaaaatggaaaaaatcaaatcaaatggAAATGGAAATGAGAAGAAAACAAAAGAGTCAAATGGAATAGCTGATCTTAAAAACGGGAATGAG tttaaaaataaaaatgaattagaaGATAATTCAGtagaaatgaaaaatgaaaatgaagagAAAAAAAGTGATGAAGATGACAATCATCTTGAGTTTAAAGACAGTCAAAATAATTCTGAAGATGGTAAAGAAGAACTGGAATTATCTGAAATGATTGTTTGTGACGAAGTAGCTGGTGATAGTGATgaa gatgataataaaatagaagTTGAAGCAACAATTGCTAATGATAAAGATAAATATGaaaaagatacaaaaaaaataaaaaaagattcaaaagaaaaagaaagcaacaaaaaaaaatacgataaaaaatcag atTCTAAGTCTAAAGATCGATCAAGAAAAGAAGATTCAAAAAGAGTTGATAAAAAACGTTCAAGAACACCAAGCAAAGATAGGTCAAGTAAGGATAGTTCTTTGAAGAAAAGATCGAAAATT agtGATAAAGAAAAGGAATCCAAAAAACTTAGAGAACTTGATAAGTTTTGGCAAACTGTGCGTGATGATCCATCTGACTTTATTGGTTGGACTTACTTATTACAATATGTCGATGGAGCg aaaaatattgaaGCAGCACGTGAAGCTTATGATGCCTTTTTAGATTTATATCCATATTGTTATGGTTACTGGAGAAAATATGCAGACTATGAAAGAAAAAATGGAACTAAAGAAAACTGTGAAAAA GTATTTGATCGTGGTTTAAAAGCTATACCATTGAGTGTTGACTTATGGATTCATTATATGGGTTATATGAAATCAGCATATCCAGATGATGAAGACATGATAAGGGAACAATTTGAAAGGGCAGTGGAAGCTTGTGGAATTGAATTccg atCGGATCGTTTATGggatcattatattaagtttgAATTGGAATGTAAACAATATTCAAGAGTTACAGAAATTTATGAACGTCTAATTGCGACTCCTActcatggatttttaaataattttgaatg tttcaaaGACTATGTAAAAAAGTatcctaaaaacaaaatattggaaGCTGTTAAATTTTTGGAGTTAAGAAAAGAAGTATTAGCTGAGATTAAGGAAGCTGATGCTAAAAAAGCACACGGTAGAAAAATTGATTCTGGTTCTGACTCTGATGACATGGCTGATCCTATAGAACAA cgaACCAAAGAAGAAAATTTAATGAAAGAAAAAATGATATCATCGCGCATTGCAATACATAAGCACACAGCAGAAATGGTTGCATTACGATTACCCTATGAAGAAATG ATTAAACGGCCATATTTTCATGTAAAACCTTTAGAAAGATCTCAGATTAGAAACTGGAAAGAATATTTAGAATTTGAAATTGGTCATGGTACATACAAACGTATTGTGGTGTTATTTGAAAGATGTTTAATTGCTTGTGCTTTATATGAAGAATTTTGGACTaag TATGTCAGTTATTTGGAAAGTCTCGAATCTGATGACCAGGAAGTTAAAGACCGTATAGAGGACATATATATTAGAGCATGCACTGTTCATCATAAGAATAAACCTGGTATTAACTTAACTTGGGCTCTACATTTAGAAAATAATG GACAATATGATAAAGCTGCTCAAATTTTAGACATGTTAGACAGTAAAACcccaaataaaaagttaataatacaaaGAAGGATTAATTTGGAAAGACGAAGAAATTGTAATGATAGAGTATGCGAGTTATATGAACATTACATTAGTATAGCAAACTCTTCATTAACTTCTATTCTGTTGACAGTTAAATACGCTCGATTTGTTTGGAAA ATGTTACACAACAGTGATCGAGCTTCTGAAATTTTATTGGCTGAAGTAGAGAAAATAAAT aatgttCAAAAAAGTAGTCGTCTGCTGTTACAATTAATTGAAATCAAAATGAGTGACAATCCTATGAATATTTCTGCGGTAGTCAAACTGATTGATAGCATTTTAGTCATGAAGTCCATTGATGTTGAACAACAAGTTATTTTTGCTCAACGCAAAGTTGAATTCTTAGAAGAATTTGGCAAGGATATACTttt